The proteins below come from a single Zhouia spongiae genomic window:
- a CDS encoding serine hydrolase domain-containing protein, which produces MKHPVFCILSSLIFLSQFGLAQTNTLTQHLYTGVDSLFNSVYQANKTGAAFAIIKNGKIVYKNAKGLANIEHGIRITDTTAFHIASVSKQFTTYLALLLEQEGELSFEDDIKTYLPELKHLENSITIKDLTNHTHGLPNLHELAGLKGKDIMTHQQIIQMLLKINHTNFNTGDTYEYNNTGYALLAEIIERVGKKPFEEQLKQKIFLPLGMYHSEAIGDNNIVVKNKAYSYKLTNGVYENYRLKFSAMGSSGINTTINDLSLWAQNYQNPLVGSRAFYDKMEQATYLNSGKKINYGLGLQFGTYKGLDIVFHGGGDVGYRSYILHIPKHRLSVVLLANTNDFSALDVVYTTVDILLSDYLKTETVVKSKLTTGQLKKYEGTYEVQPGLYFNILAKNDSLYFQQYGTEEMNPLPYITGSTFEFPYINYSKFTFYDNKFDFHIADFTYECFKTSLTSPNLDEINLDHLSGVFRNKEHKITYELIVKDRTLILKRAFGNNIILNPLTPESFYSSEIGRLDFIIDSNRLVKSFKLSGQNYKNLIFEK; this is translated from the coding sequence ATGAAACATCCGGTTTTCTGCATTTTATCGTCTCTAATATTCTTGTCTCAATTTGGTTTAGCCCAAACGAATACTCTAACACAACACCTCTATACCGGGGTTGATTCTTTATTCAACTCGGTCTATCAGGCAAACAAAACAGGAGCGGCTTTTGCCATCATTAAAAATGGGAAGATCGTTTACAAAAACGCTAAAGGATTGGCTAACATAGAACATGGTATTCGGATAACCGACACTACAGCATTTCATATTGCTTCGGTATCTAAACAATTTACCACTTATTTAGCACTTCTTTTAGAACAAGAAGGGGAGCTTTCTTTTGAAGATGATATTAAAACCTATTTACCGGAATTGAAACATTTGGAAAATAGCATTACTATAAAAGATTTAACCAACCACACCCATGGCTTGCCTAATTTACATGAATTAGCTGGTTTAAAAGGGAAAGATATCATGACGCATCAGCAAATTATACAAATGCTGCTGAAAATTAACCATACGAATTTTAATACAGGTGATACATACGAGTACAATAATACAGGTTACGCCCTGTTAGCAGAAATTATAGAACGGGTGGGTAAAAAACCGTTTGAAGAACAATTAAAACAGAAAATATTCCTGCCTCTCGGGATGTACCATTCTGAGGCGATTGGCGATAATAACATCGTCGTTAAAAACAAGGCGTACTCCTATAAATTAACTAATGGTGTATATGAAAATTATCGCTTAAAATTTTCAGCTATGGGTTCATCGGGTATTAATACCACTATTAATGATCTGAGCTTATGGGCTCAAAACTATCAGAATCCGTTGGTTGGTAGCAGAGCGTTTTATGATAAAATGGAGCAAGCAACTTATTTAAATTCCGGTAAAAAAATAAATTATGGCCTTGGACTGCAGTTTGGAACTTATAAAGGATTGGATATTGTATTTCATGGTGGGGGTGATGTTGGGTATCGCTCTTATATATTACATATTCCTAAACATAGGTTGTCTGTTGTTCTATTGGCCAATACAAACGACTTTTCTGCTCTTGATGTGGTATATACGACTGTCGACATTCTTTTAAGCGATTATTTAAAAACGGAAACGGTAGTAAAAAGCAAACTCACTACCGGGCAATTAAAAAAGTATGAAGGAACTTATGAAGTTCAACCCGGCCTTTACTTTAATATTCTGGCAAAAAATGACAGCTTGTATTTTCAGCAATATGGAACAGAAGAGATGAATCCGTTGCCTTACATTACAGGAAGTACTTTTGAGTTTCCTTATATTAATTATTCTAAATTTACTTTCTACGACAATAAATTTGATTTTCACATTGCCGATTTTACTTATGAATGTTTTAAAACAAGCCTAACGTCACCAAATTTGGATGAGATAAACTTAGATCACTTATCCGGAGTTTTCAGAAACAAAGAACACAAAATCACTTATGAGCTAATTGTTAAGGATCGTACGCTTATTTTAAAACGTGCATTTGGAAACAATATAATATTGAATCCTCTTACCCCCGAAAGTTTTTATTCATCAGAAATCGGAAGGTTAGATTTTATTATTGACTCCAACCGACTCGTTAAAAGTTTTAAATTATCCGGACAGAACTATAAGAATCTTATTTTTGAAAAATAA
- a CDS encoding helix-turn-helix domain-containing protein: MILMSVFLLTVKASKKRSNYLFTAFLLVTALDFTGLFLSVESTAWKSLKIASVLLQMPLYYLYVQSVCYFNFKLETKHLLHTLLFFGMFVLLMVTSLSDQYYIVYEITVKVQYYSYMIAVLYTLSHFKKLYQENYSANHYSIYKWLLQITILFLIGSSFVLLRSFIPNGKNDILLTGLNLLIIAFALFVICWFVLKALYKPGLFLGVDKNLTPLKPVKVIDSEVEQTLEQLSNYMVSNKPYLDSELSLQKLALLINIPEKQLSKLINQHMGKHFFDYINAFRINEAKVLLKENPDLTVLEVLYAVGFNSKSSFYTAFKKQTSQTPTAYRAS, encoded by the coding sequence ATGATATTAATGTCCGTTTTCCTGCTTACTGTCAAGGCTTCAAAAAAACGATCTAACTACCTGTTTACGGCCTTTCTTTTGGTTACCGCTTTAGACTTTACAGGTCTGTTTTTATCTGTTGAAAGTACCGCCTGGAAAAGTCTTAAAATCGCTTCGGTTTTGCTACAAATGCCATTATACTATTTGTATGTACAATCTGTGTGTTATTTTAACTTCAAACTAGAAACAAAGCACCTGCTGCATACGCTTTTGTTTTTTGGCATGTTTGTACTATTAATGGTCACTTCGCTTTCTGACCAATACTATATAGTTTATGAAATAACGGTTAAAGTACAGTACTATAGTTATATGATAGCCGTCTTATACACTTTAAGTCATTTTAAAAAACTATACCAGGAAAACTATTCTGCCAATCATTACAGCATCTATAAGTGGCTGTTACAAATCACTATTTTATTTTTAATCGGAAGTAGCTTTGTGTTACTCAGAAGCTTTATCCCAAATGGAAAAAATGATATTTTACTAACGGGTTTAAACTTATTAATAATTGCATTCGCACTGTTTGTTATCTGTTGGTTTGTATTAAAAGCTCTTTATAAACCTGGTTTGTTCTTGGGGGTAGACAAAAACTTAACTCCCCTTAAACCTGTAAAAGTCATCGATTCGGAAGTCGAACAAACTCTGGAGCAACTATCAAACTATATGGTTTCTAATAAACCGTATCTGGACTCCGAACTTAGCCTGCAAAAGTTAGCATTGCTGATCAATATTCCGGAAAAACAGCTTTCGAAACTTATTAATCAACATATGGGAAAACACTTTTTTGACTATATCAATGCGTTTCGAATAAATGAGGCCAAGGTGCTGTTAAAAGAAAACCCCGACTTAACTGTTTTGGAGGTCTTGTATGCAGTAGGATTCAATTCAAAATCATCTTTTTACACTGCTTTTAAAAAACAAACTTCCCAAACTCCTACAGCCTATAGGGCATCATAA
- a CDS encoding TlpA family protein disulfide reductase produces the protein MRKLSFMLSALVLGLLLTGCLQKEKEQEAFINFNIENSNANSVWIIKDRYTNAHRLFENKGDVSVPLINGKGNWSYPLSEPTFVTASYHDSTADKYYSYVFYVSPGNELNFSFDSKNPEKTYTVKGNGSENNQPSIQKLINNRLNLKAYTQDSLPDNVFNAIKERSVINQNILNDYISQNHPANEFKDICALYVKYFPMWNYIDFKGDQIFNIREPFLRNESKWQAIEDSLIKATPVSNSKMLGIDEYNYFLSMYLTRIKERLWKHPELLKEYYGTATQEEAVKMNSDDPENLLREKIIEKHFTGKTAEFLYGTLFKGSIHQKEDNLPEIFSRFKQKYPQSEYISYIEPAIQKIEKQRTRTLTDKMVFVENPDSYQTFDDILKLVKGKTVLLDMWGTWCGPCRSEISKNSDSIKRHFKDKALDYLYIANYDVGKEAKWKALISYYNLTGLHLLANKNLTANIMQETKGKGFPTYVIIKKDGTFELSEAGYPMKREILINQVEKALSD, from the coding sequence ATGAGGAAATTAAGTTTTATGCTGTCGGCTTTGGTCTTGGGGCTCCTTCTAACTGGATGTCTTCAAAAAGAAAAAGAACAGGAAGCCTTCATCAATTTTAACATCGAAAATTCAAATGCTAATAGCGTTTGGATTATAAAAGATCGTTATACAAATGCCCATAGGCTATTCGAAAATAAAGGGGACGTTTCAGTTCCTTTAATCAACGGGAAAGGTAATTGGTCGTATCCGCTTTCCGAACCTACATTTGTAACCGCTTCATACCATGATAGTACTGCTGATAAATACTACAGCTATGTTTTTTATGTATCGCCAGGCAATGAACTGAATTTTTCTTTTGACTCAAAAAATCCTGAAAAAACCTATACAGTAAAAGGCAATGGAAGCGAAAACAACCAGCCTTCTATTCAAAAACTCATCAATAACAGGTTAAACCTTAAAGCATATACACAAGATTCATTACCCGATAATGTTTTTAATGCTATAAAAGAAAGAAGTGTCATTAACCAAAATATCCTTAACGACTATATTTCACAGAATCATCCTGCCAATGAATTTAAAGACATCTGTGCCCTTTATGTAAAATATTTTCCCATGTGGAATTATATTGATTTTAAAGGCGATCAAATTTTCAATATACGAGAACCTTTTTTAAGAAACGAAAGCAAATGGCAGGCTATAGAAGATTCACTTATTAAAGCCACCCCTGTTAGTAACAGTAAAATGCTGGGTATTGATGAATACAATTATTTTCTGTCTATGTACCTTACAAGAATTAAAGAGCGGCTTTGGAAACACCCGGAATTGTTAAAAGAATATTACGGAACAGCGACTCAGGAAGAGGCCGTTAAAATGAACAGTGATGATCCCGAAAACCTATTGAGAGAGAAAATTATTGAAAAGCATTTTACAGGTAAAACCGCTGAGTTTTTATACGGAACACTTTTTAAAGGATCAATACATCAAAAAGAGGATAATCTACCGGAAATATTTTCACGGTTTAAACAAAAGTATCCTCAGAGTGAGTATATTTCATATATTGAACCTGCCATTCAAAAAATAGAAAAACAAAGAACACGTACGCTGACAGACAAAATGGTTTTCGTCGAAAATCCCGATTCTTATCAAACTTTCGACGACATATTGAAATTAGTAAAAGGAAAAACCGTTTTACTCGACATGTGGGGAACCTGGTGTGGCCCATGTCGTTCTGAGATTTCAAAAAATTCAGATTCTATAAAACGTCATTTTAAAGACAAAGCATTAGATTATCTGTATATAGCCAATTACGATGTGGGGAAGGAGGCCAAATGGAAAGCGTTAATTTCTTATTATAATTTAACCGGTTTGCATCTTTTAGCCAATAAAAACCTTACTGCTAACATCATGCAAGAAACAAAAGGAAAAGGGTTTCCCACTTATGTAATTATCAAAAAAGACGGAACATTCGAATTGTCTGAAGCAGGGTATCCGATGAAGAGAGAAATCTTAATTAATCAGGTAGAAAAAGCATTAAGCGATTAA
- a CDS encoding PepSY domain-containing protein, whose product MTISIWRYSHLALAVSSFVFIVLAAVTGIILAFEPISEKTRPYKVGDLDSITIAQTIRTFKNKYPEVIEMEVDANNFFSASVFTEDGDNLNGYFDPESGVFLGEKPERPRLFQFVTTLHRSLFLKGVGRFFVGLCSFLLFLIAVSGAILIVKRQRGFKQFFSKIINENFSQYYHIVTGRISLIPIVIITLTGTYLSLEKFRLIPEHKNLQHEIDYGNIAGTPPLNFHEFPFFNSTPLSAIKHIEFPFSTDVEDFYTIKTRKSELKINQQTGGIESEMPYPLTNFLSSLSLSLHTGKGSIGWSLILALASLNILFFVYSGFKMTLVRRKSSIKNKYRKDECEYVILVGSENGSTLGFANLFYNSLLKAGQKVYIDELNTVSPYKKLKHLIVFTATYGKGDAPANASRFLKIAQQELKQPFSYSAVGFGSLSYPDFCKFATDVDKHLETFGFRSVPLYKINDKSFASFLEWASVWSSKMNVPIQLPKEQDVLKAKKTKSFEVTYKTSVHKNPDATFMIELRPKGMQRINSGDLLAIYPKNDHTERLYSIGKKGKAIRLSVKHHQKGLGSDYLNNLSPNDILKARVIKNIKFHFPKKAPRVILIANGTGIAPFLGMLEENKKKVPANLYLGLRTEASFELYQHLINHYLKSGKLTNIHLALSREKENLYVQDLLERDAAFIANALENRNVVMICGSLNMQNDVLKTLDTICKDRLDKPLEFYRERQQLKMDCY is encoded by the coding sequence ATGACCATTTCAATCTGGAGATACAGTCACTTGGCCCTGGCTGTATCTTCTTTTGTATTTATCGTCCTGGCTGCCGTTACGGGGATTATCCTGGCTTTTGAGCCTATCTCAGAAAAAACACGGCCATACAAGGTTGGTGATCTCGATAGCATAACCATTGCCCAGACGATACGTACTTTTAAAAACAAGTACCCCGAAGTTATTGAAATGGAAGTTGATGCCAATAATTTTTTCAGTGCATCGGTTTTTACCGAAGACGGCGACAACCTCAACGGTTATTTCGACCCGGAATCGGGTGTGTTCCTGGGAGAAAAACCGGAACGCCCCCGGTTATTTCAGTTTGTAACCACCTTACACCGGTCTCTTTTCTTAAAAGGGGTCGGGCGCTTTTTTGTAGGCCTGTGCTCTTTTTTGTTATTCTTAATTGCGGTTAGCGGCGCTATTTTGATTGTAAAAAGGCAACGTGGGTTCAAACAGTTTTTTTCCAAAATTATCAATGAGAATTTTTCACAATATTACCATATTGTCACAGGCAGGATATCGTTAATCCCTATTGTTATAATAACACTAACGGGGACGTACCTTTCTCTCGAAAAATTCCGTCTTATTCCGGAGCATAAAAATTTGCAGCATGAGATTGATTACGGCAACATTGCCGGGACTCCTCCGTTAAATTTTCACGAATTTCCTTTTTTTAACTCTACACCCCTGTCTGCTATTAAACATATTGAATTTCCTTTTTCAACAGATGTAGAGGACTTTTATACTATAAAAACAAGAAAATCAGAATTAAAGATCAACCAGCAAACCGGTGGTATCGAGAGTGAAATGCCATATCCGCTCACTAACTTTTTATCGAGCCTGAGTTTAAGCCTTCATACGGGAAAGGGAAGCATCGGCTGGTCTCTGATCCTGGCACTGGCCAGCCTCAATATATTATTCTTTGTTTATTCCGGTTTTAAAATGACCCTTGTACGAAGAAAATCCAGCATCAAAAACAAATACCGGAAAGATGAATGTGAATACGTTATCCTGGTCGGATCGGAAAACGGCAGTACCCTGGGCTTTGCCAACCTGTTTTACAATTCATTGCTAAAAGCCGGGCAAAAAGTCTACATCGATGAACTGAATACCGTAAGTCCATATAAAAAACTAAAACACCTTATCGTTTTTACTGCAACCTACGGAAAGGGTGATGCCCCTGCCAATGCATCGAGGTTTTTAAAGATTGCACAGCAAGAACTCAAGCAGCCTTTCTCTTATTCAGCTGTCGGATTCGGATCGTTATCTTATCCTGATTTTTGCAAGTTTGCAACCGACGTGGACAAGCACCTGGAAACATTCGGGTTCCGGTCTGTCCCTCTCTACAAAATAAACGATAAATCGTTTGCTTCCTTTTTAGAATGGGCTTCTGTATGGAGCTCTAAAATGAATGTTCCCATACAGCTTCCAAAAGAACAAGATGTTCTGAAAGCTAAAAAAACGAAATCGTTCGAGGTAACCTATAAGACCAGCGTACACAAAAATCCTGATGCCACTTTTATGATTGAGCTTAGGCCAAAAGGCATGCAAAGAATAAATTCAGGAGACCTCCTCGCCATCTATCCTAAAAACGACCATACGGAACGCCTCTATTCTATCGGTAAGAAAGGAAAAGCAATCCGGCTTAGCGTTAAACACCACCAGAAAGGTCTGGGCTCGGATTATCTAAACAATTTATCTCCGAATGATATTCTTAAAGCAAGGGTTATAAAGAATATTAAGTTTCACTTCCCCAAAAAAGCACCCCGTGTTATCCTTATAGCAAATGGCACCGGCATTGCTCCTTTTTTAGGCATGCTGGAAGAGAACAAAAAGAAAGTTCCTGCCAATTTGTACCTCGGGTTACGAACGGAAGCGTCTTTTGAGCTATACCAACATCTAATTAACCATTATCTGAAAAGCGGTAAGCTAACGAATATTCACCTTGCTCTTTCCAGAGAAAAAGAAAACCTCTATGTACAGGATCTTTTAGAAAGAGATGCGGCTTTTATTGCCAATGCTTTAGAGAACCGGAATGTTGTTATGATCTGCGGATCGCTTAATATGCAAAACGACGTGCTAAAAACCTTAGATACGATTTGTAAGGATCGTTTAGACAAGCCTCTTGAGTTTTACCGGGAAAGACAGCAATTAAAAATGGATTGTTATTAA
- a CDS encoding DUF2271 domain-containing protein has protein sequence MKKILFLLALSATVLGIYSFNSVKTTKYKCMVQMKNYTGEGAYVVISLIAPDGNYERTLYVQGDDSEWYHDITEWWKFYGKKRSNIDAITGATISGGERSINVIEIEDSKIDTGYSIRFETAVEDQEYYTEDVQFPLTSTSIKSKQEGKGFIRYIRMLPN, from the coding sequence ATGAAAAAGATTTTATTTCTGTTAGCATTATCAGCTACCGTGTTAGGCATTTATTCTTTTAACAGCGTAAAAACGACCAAATATAAGTGCATGGTTCAGATGAAGAACTATACCGGTGAAGGTGCTTATGTGGTTATTTCGTTAATAGCCCCTGATGGAAATTACGAAAGAACCTTGTATGTACAAGGTGATGACAGCGAATGGTACCACGACATTACAGAATGGTGGAAGTTCTATGGAAAGAAAAGAAGCAATATAGATGCTATTACGGGAGCTACTATATCCGGAGGGGAAAGAAGCATTAATGTTATCGAAATTGAAGATTCAAAAATTGACACCGGTTACAGCATCCGTTTTGAGACTGCTGTGGAAGACCAGGAATATTATACTGAAGATGTTCAGTTTCCATTAACCTCTACAAGCATTAAAAGCAAACAGGAAGGAAAAGGTTTTATACGTTATATCCGTATGTTACCCAACTAA